Proteins encoded by one window of Bauldia sp.:
- a CDS encoding polysaccharide pyruvyl transferase family protein — translation MARALVMIPSGEVYDHDCVRWYSYQEVQRNINGYHNIGDAFVYDSSLKLLNFDKLAVLPIAEPNMADIDRMREEYDYVFMRGSNYINETMNWRQSVAVLRRLKLPVIAFGIGAQAPVKGKLTLSKESQTAFRIMADSTTSLGVRGAYSAQVLWDIGVRNVRIVGCPTAFRGNDPYLQITLPKLEDVRNVGVTLRREVSSDYAQDIDRYLSVHRTLIKDMSARFNTTLMAQGEIEEKKLVMGTDEQKAEAWAALKGNPPVAAHYLDDEVERLYRERLFYSDVVKDYEDLVRRQDLVLGYRLHGNLMALANGVPSVYFTYDSRTAEFAETFQIPSFDVFSGKDFVLDDYWDQALFDRFNRARFQTYREMHAFLNENGIDNKMVDVMARPSEPLRKIA, via the coding sequence ATGGCCCGCGCTCTAGTGATGATTCCCTCAGGCGAGGTGTACGACCACGACTGCGTGCGTTGGTACAGCTACCAGGAGGTCCAGCGGAACATCAACGGCTACCACAACATCGGCGACGCCTTCGTCTACGACTCGTCGCTGAAGCTGCTGAACTTCGACAAGCTCGCCGTGCTGCCGATCGCCGAGCCCAACATGGCCGACATCGACCGCATGCGCGAAGAATACGACTACGTCTTCATGCGCGGCTCGAACTACATCAACGAGACCATGAACTGGCGGCAGAGCGTCGCGGTGCTGCGCCGCCTCAAGCTGCCGGTCATCGCCTTCGGCATCGGCGCGCAGGCGCCGGTCAAGGGCAAGCTGACGCTGTCGAAGGAATCGCAGACGGCGTTCCGCATCATGGCCGACTCGACGACGTCGCTCGGCGTCCGCGGCGCCTATTCGGCGCAGGTGCTGTGGGACATCGGCGTGCGCAACGTGCGCATTGTCGGCTGCCCGACCGCCTTCCGCGGCAACGACCCGTATCTTCAGATCACGCTGCCGAAGCTCGAGGACGTGAGGAACGTCGGCGTGACGCTGCGCCGCGAGGTCTCGTCCGATTACGCCCAGGACATCGACCGCTATCTCAGCGTCCACCGCACGCTGATCAAGGACATGTCGGCGCGCTTCAACACCACGCTGATGGCGCAGGGCGAGATCGAGGAAAAGAAGCTGGTGATGGGCACCGACGAGCAGAAGGCCGAGGCGTGGGCGGCGCTGAAGGGCAACCCTCCGGTCGCCGCGCATTATCTCGACGACGAGGTCGAGCGGCTTTACCGCGAGCGCCTGTTCTATTCCGACGTGGTCAAGGACTACGAGGATCTCGTCCGCCGCCAGGACCTCGTGCTCGGCTATCGCCTGCACGGCAACCTGATGGCGTTGGCGAACGGCGTTCCGTCCGTCTACTTCACCTACGACAGCCGCACCGCCGAGTTCGCCGAGACCTTCCAGATCCCGAGCTTCGACGTCTTCTCGGGCAAGGACTTCGTCCTCGACGATTATTGGGATCAGGCGCTGTTCGACAGGTTCAACCGCGCCCGTTTCCAGACCTATCGCGAGATGCACGCGTTCCTGAACGAGAACGGCATCGACAACAAGATGGTCGACGTGATGGCCCGCCCGAGCGAGCCGTTGCGGAAGATCGCGTGA
- a CDS encoding polysaccharide pyruvyl transferase family protein, with protein MKKANRRREPAKAKVATIPARPAKLKFVPRRAPDRPARIGVISPAGKVVNHDEVVTYAHGEPEKSIRQFMNIGDGFVYDSSLKILDFSELVPIYVSETEKDRDAHIEQINQLDYLFLRGSNYINTNGKWDGVTALLEKTTVPIIAFGIGLQAPDSATEFVNESTRRFLQLISDRSVSLGVRGELSQKALATIGIKNTRIFGCPTMFRAGQPEIHLRQVDPASIDRLGFTLRRNTHGRQTLQRYLIRTLSEQYHTTIFCAGELEEKAIYYAGKGELDDRAAVMTNAVQALTDQDWVFGPDDPLLALYRSSLAVFETVTDFENEMRKMSAVTGFRLHGNLMALANSIRPSTSPTTAARGSSSRRSASRSSSRA; from the coding sequence GTGAAGAAAGCCAACCGTCGCCGCGAGCCGGCGAAGGCCAAGGTGGCCACGATTCCCGCCCGGCCTGCCAAGCTGAAGTTCGTTCCCCGCCGCGCCCCCGACCGGCCGGCGCGCATCGGCGTGATCAGCCCTGCCGGCAAGGTGGTCAACCACGACGAGGTCGTCACCTATGCGCACGGCGAGCCGGAGAAGTCGATCCGCCAGTTCATGAACATCGGCGACGGCTTCGTCTACGATTCGTCGCTGAAGATTCTCGATTTCTCGGAGCTGGTGCCGATCTATGTTTCGGAGACCGAGAAGGACCGCGACGCGCACATCGAGCAGATCAACCAGCTCGACTACCTGTTCCTGCGCGGCTCGAACTACATCAACACCAACGGCAAGTGGGACGGTGTTACCGCGCTCCTCGAGAAGACCACGGTGCCGATTATCGCCTTCGGCATCGGTCTGCAGGCGCCGGACAGCGCCACGGAATTCGTCAACGAATCGACGCGGCGTTTCCTGCAACTGATCTCGGATCGCTCCGTATCGCTGGGCGTTCGCGGCGAGCTGTCGCAAAAGGCGCTGGCCACGATCGGGATAAAGAATACGCGCATCTTCGGTTGCCCGACGATGTTCCGCGCCGGCCAGCCGGAGATCCATCTCCGCCAGGTCGATCCGGCCTCGATCGACCGGCTCGGCTTCACGCTTCGCCGCAATACGCACGGCCGCCAGACCTTGCAGCGCTATCTCATCCGCACGCTGTCGGAGCAGTATCACACGACCATCTTCTGTGCCGGCGAGCTGGAGGAGAAGGCGATCTACTACGCCGGCAAGGGCGAGCTGGACGACCGCGCCGCTGTCATGACCAACGCCGTCCAGGCGCTCACCGATCAGGACTGGGTGTTCGGCCCCGACGATCCGCTGCTCGCCCTCTATCGTTCTTCGCTCGCCGTCTTCGAGACGGTGACCGACTTCGAGAACGAGATGCGCAAGATGAGCGCCGTCACCGGGTTCCGTCTGCACGGTAACCTGATGGCGCTCGCCAACAGCATCCGGCCCTCTACGTCACCTACGACAGCCGCACGCGGGAGTTCGTCGAGACGCTCGGCATCCCGTTCGTCGAGTCGCGCCTGA